Proteins co-encoded in one uncultured Draconibacterium sp. genomic window:
- a CDS encoding TlpA disulfide reductase family protein, whose product MKKTFIIIIFLFYSLIGFSQQNLVGQKAPKIEIENWIYPKIQVADWQTKQIPKDLSGKIIVLDFWFTKCAPCVASIPELNHLVKQFPETVFLSVTFDKQELIDKFLDKMVMYYPIGSDPEQKTIRAYGVSSFPETFLIDENGIIKWQGSPFHLDKKLLNSVLGREQETTTINLNNSEIPFDNSAYSFSIQKNNLGMGQSSYYHFNPFDINVFNKDLENMLKVFYGINKSRILKKDSVLLKTTYDVTLKADKEITTQANCVDMLKYLLPEQMDFKLKELPKDTLVGLLQIENDSLLNVHNSSSQHFGTSLRYDNWESKGATIENLKDFLEDNYSILLEVKKPDDRKFDFIISANDLEKAKATLENEYGLIIKMENQEINFWEIIK is encoded by the coding sequence ATGAAAAAAACATTTATAATAATCATATTTCTTTTCTACTCATTGATTGGATTTTCTCAACAAAACTTAGTTGGACAAAAAGCTCCAAAAATTGAAATTGAGAACTGGATTTATCCAAAAATTCAAGTTGCAGATTGGCAAACCAAACAAATTCCGAAAGATTTAAGTGGAAAAATCATTGTACTTGACTTTTGGTTCACAAAATGCGCACCCTGTGTTGCTTCGATACCCGAGTTAAACCATTTAGTCAAACAATTTCCAGAGACAGTATTTTTATCTGTAACATTTGATAAACAAGAGTTAATTGACAAGTTTTTGGATAAAATGGTAATGTACTATCCAATAGGTTCAGACCCAGAGCAAAAAACTATTCGTGCTTATGGAGTTTCTTCATTTCCAGAGACTTTTTTGATTGACGAAAATGGAATAATAAAATGGCAGGGCAGTCCTTTTCATTTGGACAAAAAACTTTTAAATAGTGTACTTGGAAGAGAACAGGAAACAACAACTATTAACCTAAATAACTCAGAAATTCCATTTGATAATTCAGCATATTCTTTTTCAATTCAAAAGAATAATCTTGGAATGGGACAATCTTCATATTACCATTTCAATCCCTTTGATATTAATGTATTCAACAAAGATTTAGAAAACATGCTTAAAGTATTTTATGGCATAAATAAATCACGAATTCTAAAAAAAGATTCAGTGCTATTAAAAACAACTTATGATGTAACATTAAAAGCTGACAAGGAAATTACCACTCAAGCTAATTGCGTTGATATGCTAAAATATCTATTGCCAGAACAAATGGATTTTAAGCTAAAAGAATTACCCAAAGACACACTTGTTGGCTTATTACAAATTGAAAATGATTCATTATTAAATGTTCATAATTCTAGTTCACAACATTTTGGAACTTCTCTGCGATATGACAATTGGGAAAGTAAAGGAGCAACAATTGAAAATCTGAAAGACTTTCTTGAAGATAACTACTCAATACTTTTAGAAGTTAAAAAACCAGACGACAGAAAATTTGATTTTATAATTTCTGCAAATGATTTAGAGAAAGCAAAAGCAACGCTTGAAAACGAATATGGATTAATAATAAAAATGGAGAATCAAGAAATAAATTTTTGGGAAATAATAAAATGA